Genomic segment of Oceanotoga teriensis:
TTTTTTAAAATTTTTTCCATTTCATTATTTGATAATATATTTGGCTTACCTGTTAATAAAGTTCTATAGTATATTTCAGCTACAAATTCAACCATAAGCGCTTTTTCATATGTTTTCATTAAATTTTCTCCAACTGCTAATAATCCATGATTTGCAAGTAAACAAACACTACTTTCTTTCAGGGTCTTATAAGCATTTTCAGCAAGTTCTTTTGTTCCATAAGTATAATATGGAACTACTGGAATTTTTTTACCTGCAAAACCTATAAGATAATGAATGGCTGGTATTTCTTTGTTTAAACAAGCCATAGTTGTTGCATATATTGAGTGAGTATGTACCACAGCATTAATTTTTTTATCATTTTCATAAAAAATTTTATGCATAGAAAATTCAGATGATGGATTTAAATTTCCTTCTAATTTTTTGCCATTTAAAT
This window contains:
- a CDS encoding L-fuculose-phosphate aldolase, whose product is MNIKIREKIVKYSQKMIKDNLTKGTGGNISVFDRNKSKIYITPSGLDYMEMKEEDIVVMNLNGKKLEGNLNPSSEFSMHKIFYENDKKINAVVHTHSIYATTMACLNKEIPAIHYLIGFAGKKIPVVPYYTYGTKELAENAYKTLKESSVCLLANHGLLAVGENLMKTYEKALMVEFVAEIYYRTLLTGKPNILSNNEMEKILKKFDNYGQKNN